The sequence TGGCTGGGGGAGTTCATCATGGGGTAAAACATCAAATGATGACCCGGCTGCTGATAAACCAAGCCAAGATGGTTGGGGTAACGCTACTGCTAACACAGCCTCTGGAAGTGGTGCTGAGAAAGGTATAGTTTGTCTGATTTCACACCGTTCTTAGTACAAAATACTTTAGTATTGTGTTACCCGAGCAATGTGTGATTCATTATGTTATTATTGCAGATAAAGATGAAGATAATCCATGGAGTACCAAAGCAATCCCTAAGAATGATGGAGGTGGCTGGGGGAGTTCATCATGGGGTAAAACATCAAATGAGGACCCGGCTGCTGATAAAAGTCAAGATGGTTGGGGTAATGCTACTGCTACTAACACAGCCTCTGGAAGTGGTGAGTCAAGTAGCCCGCAGTTGCTTATTGGCGAAAGAGGGTCATTGCTATATTTGCTCATCTAACATTTGATTCTAATGTTATACataggtaaagatgaagatgaaaatggatGGGGTGCCAAGCCAGCTTCTAAGAAAGATGAAGACAGCTGGGGGATATCTTCTTGGGGCAACAAACCATCACTAGAGGATAGAGCTGGTGACGATAAACAAAATGAAGTTGGTAACTGGGGAAATAGCACAGATGCTTGGGGTAAAGCTGCTGCAAATACTGGCTCTGGGGCTGCTGAGACTAGTAATTGGGGAAAACAACAGAATGAAAGTGGCAGCCAAAAGGATAGTTGGAGCACTAAAACAGATTTACCAGACATTATTGACAAAGGCAAAGATGTAGCTGCAACTGAGGAAGGCAACTGGGGTAAAGTAGTTGAGTCTCACAATGCTAGTAATACAGACGGTTGGAACACAGCAGCAGGGAAACAAACTGGGGGCTGGGGAAGTGCCTCTGGTGGTGGGTCACAGCCAAAAGGAGAATCAGGAGATCAAGCTGGCAGCTGGGACAAAGTGAATGATACTAATGGAGGGAAGGAGAAGCAAAAGGCTGGATTTGGTGTCTGGGGTGCAGACAATTGGAATAAATCAGACACTTCGAGTGCTGCTGCGATTTCGTCTTGGGGTAAAGGGAACTTCGCAGATAAAGAAGGAAATCAACAAGACAGCTGGGGTGCTGCAAAATCTTTTGAAGGGGGTCGAGGTTCAGGTGGCTGGAGAGGTGGCAGATGTGGAGGAAAAGATAATTTTGGTGGGGGAAGATCTTCTGGTAGGGGTCAGTCTCATGTTACAAACAAAGGTGAAGGAGAGAAGCCTTGGAATAGCGGTGCTACTGCTTCCTCAGGTTGGAATAAAGATGCAGGTAGTGATGGGGATAAAAAGTCTAGCTGGGGTAATCCAACTCAAGAAGCTGGAGAGAGCAAAGACAATGCAGATGCTTGGAACAAAGGAAGTGGTGGAGATAACTGGGGCAGTGGAGCACCTAACTGGAGTTCGCCACCCGCAAAATCTGCTGGAAACCAAACTTCTGGGTGGGGTAAAGGAGGATCAGTTACAGAAGAACAAGGTGGAGGGAATGTAACTAAACAAGGTGGAGGGAATGTAACTaaagatgattggagaacaaaAAAATTCTCTGATGAAACTCTAGTTGTTGATGGAAATGCTACTGCAAATCAGACATCAGGTTGGGAAAGCAAAATTGCTGAGAAAAAGTCTGGGGGTAGCCAGTCCTGGGGAGGTGGGAATCAAGGATCATCTGCTAGTGAAACTAAAGACGAAGGAGACGCTTGGGCCAAGATGAAAGGTGTTGATGGAGGAAATCAGGCAAGTGGTGGTTGGGGAAGTGGTGGGGGAGATCAGCAGGGTTCTAGTTGGAATAAAAGCAAAGGTAATGATGAAAGTCGACCATCCAACTGGGAAGGGGTACTTGGTGCTCCAGATACAGCTGGTGGTAGTTGGAGTGGAGGTAAAACCTTTGGAGGCGGTGAtaacggaggtggtggtggttggaaaAGCGGTGGTGGCTGGAAGGGCAGTGACGATGGAGGAGGTGGTGGCTGGAAGGGTGGTGACAGCGGAGGAGGTGGTGGCTGGAagggtggtgacagtggaggcgGTGGTGGATGGAAGGGTGGTGACAGTGGTGGATGGAAGGGTTGTGACAGCGGGGGCGGTGGGGAAGGTGGTGATGGCTCTAACAGAGGACGGGGTAGAGGATTTGGTAGGGGTGGACGCTTCTCAGGTTCTGACAGGGGTGGTGGACGATTTGGAAATAGAGATGGTGCAGATAGTGGAGGTGGACGATTTGGAAGCAGGGATGGTTCTGATAGAGGTGGTGGACGTTTTGGGAATAGAGGCGGTTCAGATCGAGGGAGGGGATTTGGGAACCGAGGCCGTGGAAGAGGTGATAATGGAGGCGGTGGTGGCTGGAAGGGAGGTGATAATGGAGGCGGTGGTGGCTGGAAGGGAAGTGATAATGGAGGCGGTGGTGGCTGGAAGGGAGGTGATAATGGAGGCGGTGGTGGCTGGAAAGCCGGTGACAACGGAGGCGGCGGTGACAATGGAGGGGGTGGCGGTGGAGGCTGGAAAGCCAGTGGCAGTGGAGGCGGTGGTGGCTGGAAAGGTGGTGACAGCGGAGGCGGTGGTGGCTGGAAAGGTGGTGACaacggaggaggtggtggtggctgGAAAGCCGGTGGTGGCTGGAAAGGTGGTGACaacggaggaggtggtggtggctgGAAAGCCGGTGGTGACagcggaggaggtggtggtggctgGAAAGCCGGTGgtggaggtggcggtggtggctgGAAAGCCGGTGGTGACAGCGGCGGTGGTGGCTGGAAAGCCGGTGGTGACAACGGAGGAGGCGGTGGTGGCTGGAAGGGTGGTGGAGGAGGTGGTGGCTGGAAAGCCGGtggtggaggaggaggtggaGACAACGGAGGAGGCGGTGGAGGCTGGAAAGCCGGTGGTGacaatggaggtggtggtggaggctGGAAAGCCGGTGACAATGGAGGGGATAATGGCGGTGGCTGGAAGGGAGGCAACATGAAAGGAGGGGATAATGGCGGTGGCTGTAAAGGAAAGGATAATGGCGGTgacagtggaggtggtggtggctgGAAGGGCGGTGATAATGGAGGCGGTTGGAAAGGAGGCAACAATAGTGGAGGCTGGAAAGGAGGGGACAATGGCGGCGGcagtggtggtggaggtgataACAAAGTTGGCGGTAGCTGGAAGGGAGGTaataatgatggtggtggtggctgGAAGGGAGGTGATAGTGGAGGTGGAGGATGGGGAAGTTCTGCCACTGATGCCAAGAAAAGTGGAAACCAAGGAGGGGGAAGTGGAGGTAGTGGTGGATGGGGAAGTAATGCTCCTGATAGTAACAAGGGAAGCTGGAACAAAGGCAGTGCTGATGGGGCAAGTGGAAGTGTTGGGAATGGTAATCAAGCTGGCGGATGGAGTGGTCAGGGTGGTTCAGGATGGAACAAGTCGTCCGGTGATGCTGCTGGTAAAGGATCTGAAGGTGGTGGGGGCTGGAACTAACAGAAAACTCTCTGCTTTGAATGGGTAACCGGCAGGTACATTAGATTAGATGATCTGGGCTTCTTTTCTTTGTCTATTTTGTTGCTAGAGTGAAACAGATTGGTTGTACAGGATGAAGACATGAAGATGGAGgtgaggaagaaagaagaaataccAAGGGACCACTATTAGCTGTTGATGTAATTAAGCTACTTTAGCATGTTAGAATTTTGGATGTATAGGACTTCAGCACAACTAACTACTTCCCCGTGGAAACTGAACAAAGTAAGTACTAGCATTTCTGATGGGAAAGGAAGAAAGACATTTCTTTTGTATGTGGGTTGTTTTGTAAGTCTGGTGGATGAGCAAACTTTGATCACCCATGTCAAAAAGAATGAATGATGTGCAGTACTTCGTTCTTACGAAAGCATTGCTAAAATTATGTATTGCTTTTCTGGGGATGATCTTTCGGCAAAATAAAGAATCTTTTCAAAGACGTTTGTATGTGGTGTCCAGTAATTTTCTGGGTAATTATGGTGTCTAGCAATCTTTTCAAAATAAATTATGCCTCACTTAAAAGGCTACCTCCCTTGTCCTCAGATTTTAAATCAGATTGCAATTTTCTGAGAAAATCTCTAAGGCTTAACCTCTAATACCAAACTAATGGCGGTGTCTAGTAAGATAGAATTTTCGGAACACCATTCCATTCATACGAACGACACTATCTAAAATTTTCAAATATCCAGCTTTAATATTTACGAGGAGGTGACAGCCTCACTTTTAAGTTCTAATCAGGGACTTCTCAATCTTTTTGATTGCTGTGTCCAGGCAGTCATGATAAGAAGAAGGATTACCACTAAATCTCGCATTTCTATCATTCTGACGGGCATCCCATTTGAATTTCCCGGCATATTTGTCGAACATTTTTCTTCAGCATCATCTCTGCATCTAGAATACTACTACGATGAACCGAACCACTTCAATGCCGTTGATCCTGACATTTTCTTCTCCAATCTAATAGACAACTCAACCCATAAGAGACATCTCATACAAATTCATACCCATCTCATTGTGTCAGGATTAAAAGATAGCAAGTATTTAGTAACCAAGTTTGTTAATTCGTGTTCAAACATTGGTGAAATTCATTATGCACGTAAAGTATTTGAAGAAATTTAtgaaccaaatatttttctttggaATGCAATTATACGGGGTTATTCTAAGAATAATTTATTTGGTGATGCGCTTAAAATGTATACCAGAATGCAGACGGAAGGCACGGGTCCGGATAGATTTACTCTTCCCTATATCTTAAAAGCGTGCAGTGCTACATCAGCTTTGGGAATGGGAAGAACTATCCATTGTCAGATATTCAGACATGGGTTTGAATCAGATGTGTTTGTGCAGAATGGCCTGGTGGCATTGTACGCAAAGTGTGGTAAAATTGATCAGGCCCGACTTGTTTTCGATGGATTAGGTGATAGGAATATTGTTTCATGGACCTCAATTCTTTCAGGTTATTCCCAAAATGGTCAGCCTATGGAAGCTTTAAGAATATTTTGTGAAATGAGACGGTTTGATGTAAAACTGGACTGGATTTCTCTTGTGAGTGTTCTCAGGGCTTATACTGACGTTGAAGATCTGAAGCAGGGGAAAGCTGTTCATGGTTCTGTTGTCAAATTGGGGCTTGACTTAGAACCTGACATGTTAATTGCACTTACAGCAATGTATGCAAAATCTGGGGAAGTGACAGTTGCAAAATTCTTGTTTAACCAAATGGAGATACCAGATGTGATTCTGTGGAACGCTATGATATCTGGGTATGCAAAAAATGGTTACGCAGACGAAGCTGTAGAGCTTTTCCGCACGATGATATCTAAAAACATCAAACCCGATTCTGTATCAGTACGATCTGCAATTGTAGCTTATGCGCAAGTGGGGTCTCTTGAGTTGGCTAGATGGATGGATGATTTTATAAACAGAAGTGAGTACAAAAACGATGTATTTGTCAATACAGCCCTTATTGACATGTATGCAAAATGCGGCAGTGTAACTTCTGCACGTTCTATATTTAATCGGATGCTGAAAAAAGATGTGGTAGTTTGGAGCTCTATGATTGTAAGTTATGGTTTGCATGGTCAAGGCCAAGACGCTATTGATCTTTTCCAAGAAATGAAACTAGCAGGAGTAAAACCAAATGATGTCACCTTTCTCGGGCTTCTCATCGCATGCAACCATTCTGGTTTAGTCCAAGAAGGATGGGAGTATTTCTCTTGCATGAGAAGGGATTATGGGATTGAGCCCCGGCATCAACACTATGCTTGTGTGGTTGATCTTCTTGGTCGTGGTGGATATTTGGACAAGGCCTATGAGTTCATCACAAAGATGCCCATGGAACCAGGAATTACAGTGTGGGGAGCACTGCTCAGTGCCTGCAAAATACATCGCCGTGTGACTTTAGGAGAATATGCAGCAGGACGTGTTTTCTCTTTAGACCCATTAAATGCAGGGCATTACGTGCAGCTCTCAAATCTCTATGCTTCAGTCGGCATGTGGAGTCATGTGTCAAAGGTTCGAGTTCTGATGAAAGAGAAGGGATTGAGCAAAGATCTTGGGTACAGTTTAATTGAGATAAATGGAAAACTTCAGGCATTCCGTGTGGGAGATAAGTCACATCCTAGATCAAAAGAGATATATCAAGAGCTGGAGGAGCTGGAAAGAAGAATGAAGGAGGCAGGGTTTGTTCCCAACACAGACTCAGCCTTGCATGATTTGAACAATGAAGACAAGGAAGAAAATCTGTGCAACCACAGTGAGAGGTTAGCCATTGCTTTTGGACTTATCAGCACACCTCCTGACACAACTCTACGAATAATAAAGAACCTCCGGGCATGTGTGAACTGTCATTCAGCGGCGAAGTTCATATCTAAGCTAGCTGGAAGAGAGATAGTTGTAAGGGATGCTAAccggtttcatcatttcaagGATGGTCTTTGTTCTTGTGGAGATTATTGGTGAAAAGAAAATTTGTGTCTGTACCCACGCTATATATGCTTGTTAAATTTTGAACTTTAAGAAAGCTTACAACAGTGACGGAGTTGGAtatatcacacaaatcttctGAATGCCATGGACCACATGATTCATTCGCCTGCATTTGGGTACCCTATTCTGATCCATTGTGTTTTTCGTATAACTTCGGTTTAAATTCGTATTGATAGTGTCTGAATACCCCCATTCATAATGTATATAACAAGGAGAAAAGGGGAGAACTCCAGACTTCCCAGTTAACTTAGGAGTTAAGTTTTCAGTAGGATTTAGCTTTGGAAATTTCCTCTTTTCGGTAGTTGCTTACTATAAATACTCTTCTGTCACTCTATTCTGTCAACTTTCAACCGCTTTAGTTCATTTTTGCTTAACTGAGGTGGCTGATCTCCCATCAGCGTATCAAGTAGAGCAACAATGACAAGCATTACGGAGGAGATAAACCTCGACATCTTGTTAAGGTTACCAGAGGATATCTACCTTGACATCTTGTCAAGGATTCCGGCGAAATCATTATTAACTTGCAAGTATGTTTGTAAAGGTTGGTATGCCGTAATTTGTGGCTCTGATTTTGTTAAGTTGCACCTAAATGTTACGATCCAGAAAAACAAATCTAATCTCATGCTTAGACAATCAATTTACCCCGATAATGATTTGAGTCGTAGAGACGAAAACTTAATCTTCTCCGTAGCTAATGGTTCATTAGCATCAGCATCTTGGGTGACCGATTTTTGGAATCATGCCGTGCAAATGGATTTCCCTTTCAAATTCTTAGGTTCTGCTGTTGAATTAATTGGTTCTTGTAATGGGTTGGTTTGCATTCGGGATGGCGAATTGGGATTTTTTTGTTTCTGGAACCCAACAACTAAAGAGTACGCTTTAATACCCAAATTTCCAAATCCCTTTTCTTTTCACGACGAAAATAAAGTCCATTATGCTTTTGGTTACGATTACAAGAACGACGGTTACAAGCTGATTATTCTTGTAAACTTGGATGAGAATAATTACGGTTCTTCTTCGGTTGAAGTCTATTCCTTACAGTCAAATTCATGGAAAAGCAATCAAACCATACACTATAGGTTTCCTTGTTATTTCCAAAATGGGTTGTTTGTTAATGGAGCTTTTCATTGATTAGTTAAAGCTCGAGACTCGGCTTCACTACTCGTAGTCTCCTTGGATATCAGCAACGAGAACTTCGAAGAAATCCAACTACCAGAAGAGTGCTCGAACATTCTCTCTTTAGCAGTGTTAAAAGGGCGCTTTTGTGTACTCTCTTTGGGAGTGTTAGAAAGGTGCCTTTGTGTACTTGTTGACTATCCAAATGTTCGTGTTGAAGTATGGGTGCTCCAGAATTACGAAGTGAGAAGATCATGGACTAAACACTTTATCATTAAAAATCAGGGTATTCTGACTCACGTCGAATGCTTGAGGCTCATGTGATCTTTTAAAAGTGGTGATTCTGTTCGAGATCCGAGGTTTTCCAATCTTATATGACTCTAGGTGTGACAGTATTACGTATCTAGATATTAATACAAAAGACTCGGACAATAGAGAAGCCAAATATCTTCAAACTCTAGTTTCACCGAACTCTGGTACTTATGTGGGAAGAGAGAGGTTGGAGGATGTAAAAGAATATGAAGTCTGCAAGAATGATTGAGTGGGTGCACTTGTATTAAAgtgaacattttattttatttttaaatttctaGTGTAAACCTTGTGTTGTACTCCGTGCGTTTCAAAAATACGTGTAAAGTGTTTGTTAAAATGTCAAGCACTCCTAAGAGGAGGAGTCCTAGGAGATTATCCATAGTATGGGATCATACTACTCACGTGCGTGCTTCTATCGAAAAATCTAACCTAAGAAAGGAAAGGCGACACATGTCAAATCAAGATTGAAATAGACGATAGCGATCAAAGAGAACATTTAATGTAGGGGCAGATTAGACAACTAAGGGagaaaaccgagtttccaatattcacatctctttatgttttgtgtgatcttgaaattagggtttgctgagagaaacttctagatgtcgacatcagTTGAGCATGTACATAActtttatcattaattgttcaaagatattccttatacTCAAGGTGACCCcttaccgaaatattgaaaagcatttaattaccaacaattaaagcatatcctctggaaaatattgtGCTACGTTAATAATAAaagttttctaagagagatttcggaaatatggtttggcatttaataagaaataggaaaaccgaaattaggta comes from Papaver somniferum cultivar HN1 chromosome 7, ASM357369v1, whole genome shotgun sequence and encodes:
- the LOC113298683 gene encoding protein RNA-directed DNA methylation 3-like isoform X2, coding for MAVKGKEIAGKASTSSSKGKKLATKTTVKKTNTGASSSNDRKRKRSGVLQFFDVTADVDEDEEEEEDESDDDNLMPDMMDISDICGKGKGVFGKAPQYPVIPKEEELSDDEIEKLIKERYKPGSKHVRYAEDDDYEPKHDGDSIISIVDDGPPIYKVKCTMGRERHSAFCLMQKYADLLSLGNKLQIVSAFAPEQSKGFIYIEADREYDIVEACKGLTGIYSTRVTVVPKNELAHLVSFRKKQIEISKGTWARVKLGNYKGDLAQVVFFDGERRKATVKLIPRVDLTAMAKKLNGGVNVKQTAVPAPKLISSNELEDFRPHIELRRDRQTGIVCEVLDGLMLKDGYLYKKIPIESLILSGVVPTANELIKFETSKKDTDDDLEWLTGLFGEKGKKRTVDCGVDKSRTPTKDGKGGKTKGFESKCGKGFDSKSGKGFETTSGKEFESTSGKDFESTSGKDFESTSGTKKGEGFELYDFVFFGRKDFGVIVGVESGSYKILKGDSEESKVVTVNMRDIKSGCLDKKFTGLDQRMKAIYVDDTVKVLEGPLMGRQGIVRKIYKGNIFVYDSENDLENGGYFCAKCQMCEKIKLFNGCQDIDVDDSGPTGFEDSAASPQSPQSSRSAWQARRENNQEFNNNRQGREGAFSIGQTLRIRFGPLKGHLCRVIAIYRTDVTVKLDSQLKVITVKAEHLSEAGVKRFSDSTKPLSDLMGGSGAADNDGWNTGASGSGRNGWSDSSALADSTFANIFGSDGAEKDKDEDNPWSTKAIPKNDGGGWGSSSWGKTSNDDPAADKPSQDGWGNATANTASGSGKDEDENGWGAKPASKKDEDSWGISSWGNKPSLEDRAGDDKQNEVGNWGNSTDAWGKAAANTGSGAAETSNWGKQQNESGSQKDSWSTKTDLPDIIDKGKDVAATEEGNWGKVVESHNASNTDGWNTAAGKQTGGWGSASGGGSQPKGESGDQAGSWDKVNDTNGGKEKQKAGFGVWGADNWNKSDTSSAAAISSWGKGNFADKEGNQQDSWGAAKSFEGGRGSGGWRGGRCGGKDNFGGGRSSGRGQSHVTNKGEGEKPWNSGATASSGWNKDAGSDGDKKSSWGNPTQEAGESKDNADAWNKGSGGDNWGSGAPNWSSPPAKSAGNQTSGWGKGGSVTEEQGGGNVTKQGGGNVTKDDWRTKKFSDETLVVDGNATANQTSGWESKIAEKKSGGSQSWGGGNQGSSASETKDEGDAWAKMKGVDGGNQASGGWGSGGGDQQGSSWNKSKGNDESRPSNWEGVLGAPDTAGGSWSGGKTFGGGDNGGGGGWKSGGGWKGSDDGGGGGWKGGDSGGGGGWKGGDSGGGGGWKGGDSGGWKGCDSGGGGEGGDGSNRGRGRGFGRGGRFSGSDRGGGRFGNRDGADSGGGRFGSRDGSDRGGGRFGNRGGSDRGRGFGNRGRGRGDNGGGGGWKGGDNGGGGGWKGSDNGGGGGWKGGDNGGGGGWKAGDNGGGGDNGGGGGGGWKASGSGGGGGWKGGDSGGGGGWKGGDNGGGGGGWKAGGGWKGGDNGGGGGGWKAGGDSGGGGGGWKAGGGGGGGGWKAGGDSGGGGWKAGGDNGGGGGGWKGGGGGGGWKAGGGGGGGDNGGGGGGWKAGGDNGGGGGGWKAGDNGGDNGGGWKGGNMKGGDNGGGCKGKDNGGDSGGGGGWKGGDNGGGWKGGNNSGGWKGGDNGGGSGGGGDNKVGGSWKGGNNDGGGGWKGGDSGGGGWGSSATDAKKSGNQGGGSGGSGGWGSNAPDSNKGSWNKGSADGASGSVGNGNQAGGWSGQGGSGWNKSSGDAAGKGSEGGGGWN
- the LOC113298683 gene encoding protein RNA-directed DNA methylation 3-like isoform X1; its protein translation is MAVKGKEIAGKASTSSSKGKKLATKTTVKKTNTGASSSNDRKRKRSGVLQFFDVTADVDEDEEEEEDESDDDNLMPDMMDISDICGKGKGVFGKAPQYPVIPKEEELSDDEIEKLIKERYKPGSKHVRYAEDDDYEPKHDGDSIISIVDDGPPIYKVKCTMGRERHSAFCLMQKYADLLSLGNKLQIVSAFAPEQSKGFIYIEADREYDIVEACKGLTGIYSTRVTVVPKNELAHLVSFRKKQIEISKGTWARVKLGNYKGDLAQVVFFDGERRKATVKLIPRVDLTAMAKKLNGGVNVKQTAVPAPKLISSNELEDFRPHIELRRDRQTGIVCEVLDGLMLKDGYLYKKIPIESLILSGVVPTANELIKFETSKKDTDDDLEWLTGLFGEKGKKRTVDCGVDKSRTPTKDGKGGKTKGFESKCGKGFDSKSGKGFETTSGKEFESTSGKDFESTSGKDFESTSGTKKGEGFELYDFVFFGRKDFGVIVGVESGSYKILKGDSEESKVVTVNMRDIKSGCLDKKFTGLDQRMKAIYVDDTVKVLEGPLMGRQGIVRKIYKGNIFVYDSENDLENGGYFCAKCQMCEKIKLFNGCQDIDVDDSGPTGFEDSAASPQSPQSSRSAWQARRENNQEFNNNRQGREGAFSIGQTLRIRFGPLKGHLCRVIAIYRTDVTVKLDSQLKVITVKAEHLSEAGVKRFSDSTKPLSDLMGGSGAADNDGWNTGASGSGRNGWSDSSALADSTFANIFGSDGAEKDKDEDNPWSTKAIPKNDGGGWGSSSWGKTSNDDPAADKPSQDGWGNATANTASGSGAEKDKDEDNPWSTKAIPKNDGGGWGSSSWGKTSNEDPAADKSQDGWGNATATNTASGSGKDEDENGWGAKPASKKDEDSWGISSWGNKPSLEDRAGDDKQNEVGNWGNSTDAWGKAAANTGSGAAETSNWGKQQNESGSQKDSWSTKTDLPDIIDKGKDVAATEEGNWGKVVESHNASNTDGWNTAAGKQTGGWGSASGGGSQPKGESGDQAGSWDKVNDTNGGKEKQKAGFGVWGADNWNKSDTSSAAAISSWGKGNFADKEGNQQDSWGAAKSFEGGRGSGGWRGGRCGGKDNFGGGRSSGRGQSHVTNKGEGEKPWNSGATASSGWNKDAGSDGDKKSSWGNPTQEAGESKDNADAWNKGSGGDNWGSGAPNWSSPPAKSAGNQTSGWGKGGSVTEEQGGGNVTKQGGGNVTKDDWRTKKFSDETLVVDGNATANQTSGWESKIAEKKSGGSQSWGGGNQGSSASETKDEGDAWAKMKGVDGGNQASGGWGSGGGDQQGSSWNKSKGNDESRPSNWEGVLGAPDTAGGSWSGGKTFGGGDNGGGGGWKSGGGWKGSDDGGGGGWKGGDSGGGGGWKGGDSGGGGGWKGGDSGGWKGCDSGGGGEGGDGSNRGRGRGFGRGGRFSGSDRGGGRFGNRDGADSGGGRFGSRDGSDRGGGRFGNRGGSDRGRGFGNRGRGRGDNGGGGGWKGGDNGGGGGWKGSDNGGGGGWKGGDNGGGGGWKAGDNGGGGDNGGGGGGGWKASGSGGGGGWKGGDSGGGGGWKGGDNGGGGGGWKAGGGWKGGDNGGGGGGWKAGGDSGGGGGGWKAGGGGGGGGWKAGGDSGGGGWKAGGDNGGGGGGWKGGGGGGGWKAGGGGGGGDNGGGGGGWKAGGDNGGGGGGWKAGDNGGDNGGGWKGGNMKGGDNGGGCKGKDNGGDSGGGGGWKGGDNGGGWKGGNNSGGWKGGDNGGGSGGGGDNKVGGSWKGGNNDGGGGWKGGDSGGGGWGSSATDAKKSGNQGGGSGGSGGWGSNAPDSNKGSWNKGSADGASGSVGNGNQAGGWSGQGGSGWNKSSGDAAGKGSEGGGGWN
- the LOC113298684 gene encoding pentatricopeptide repeat-containing protein At3g12770-like, with translation MIRRRITTKSRISIILTGIPFEFPGIFVEHFSSASSLHLEYYYDEPNHFNAVDPDIFFSNLIDNSTHKRHLIQIHTHLIVSGLKDSKYLVTKFVNSCSNIGEIHYARKVFEEIYEPNIFLWNAIIRGYSKNNLFGDALKMYTRMQTEGTGPDRFTLPYILKACSATSALGMGRTIHCQIFRHGFESDVFVQNGLVALYAKCGKIDQARLVFDGLGDRNIVSWTSILSGYSQNGQPMEALRIFCEMRRFDVKLDWISLVSVLRAYTDVEDLKQGKAVHGSVVKLGLDLEPDMLIALTAMYAKSGEVTVAKFLFNQMEIPDVILWNAMISGYAKNGYADEAVELFRTMISKNIKPDSVSVRSAIVAYAQVGSLELARWMDDFINRSEYKNDVFVNTALIDMYAKCGSVTSARSIFNRMLKKDVVVWSSMIVSYGLHGQGQDAIDLFQEMKLAGVKPNDVTFLGLLIACNHSGLVQEGWEYFSCMRRDYGIEPRHQHYACVVDLLGRGGYLDKAYEFITKMPMEPGITVWGALLSACKIHRRVTLGEYAAGRVFSLDPLNAGHYVQLSNLYASVGMWSHVSKVRVLMKEKGLSKDLGYSLIEINGKLQAFRVGDKSHPRSKEIYQELEELERRMKEAGFVPNTDSALHDLNNEDKEENLCNHSERLAIAFGLISTPPDTTLRIIKNLRACVNCHSAAKFISKLAGREIVVRDANRFHHFKDGLCSCGDYW